Proteins encoded together in one Tripterygium wilfordii isolate XIE 37 chromosome 14, ASM1340144v1, whole genome shotgun sequence window:
- the LOC120015064 gene encoding splicing factor U2af large subunit A isoform X1, which produces MRSTSRQKEIYGKTKQSPGNFNEGTAARTRPFNFDEIMARRKDKKLSENVKVGVGASEPVNISTVGIVENVSSHYRSETDNGGVKGSSLTHEKPLLEEFVEAGFREKDKQKFTKDDSSTRRKHRGDYDSETKSMSKMIKDVSNKAKEVTDKTIHGRGRFDNPLSDKETAKKRSRDVNKKDGHADKNRGESERGSKRNYPNGGNEKHRERIAPKKHDRETKQESEISERRERKELSKVYNEELRLKRRRSKSREREGRKRRSVSHSPKSRKHTSHQRLEHGEMSTHSFKDRSGQKHSDVDRRRVTSNGLTSYHRRHGGSSSGLGGYSPRKRRSEAAMKTPSPIHHSPEKKAGKSTGTGTSVPGSVASDLQASNQTISSNILEVTSTVPIASTSTKLLSAVSPSVLSNKESGPIDSIQLTQATRPMRRLYVENIPASASEKAVMECFNNLLCTSGVNYIEGAQPCISCAIHKEKGQALLEFLTPENASAALSFDGTSFAGSILKIRRPKDFVEVVTGEQGKSMAAIDLVSDVVKDSPHKIFIGGISKSVSPKMLMEIVSAFGRLKAYHFEVVKDLNEACAFLEYVDKSVTLKACAGLNGMKLGGRVITAVRAISDASALETSGDLPFYGIPGHAKPLLEQPTPVLKLKNVLNSEALSSLSELELEEVIEDVRLECARFGTVKSVNVVKLHEGCMLMSEACKINDKTECDESQQILGNEETDLKGGSSEEAIDQFSGGNSGAESLDGTRGMLEVDEVLESSGINHERPDRMEDVPCEPGGLDHDIDVEALAGKSTLGSFAQEALLQPNTPREESDLRDNEVSVGMEGGNSGVETKLVIREEGTRENDSVDVSEASGKFDNDDQDRSSLERMFEPGGVFVEYGRTEASCTAAHSLYGRLFDDRIVTVEYVPHHLYRARFPK; this is translated from the exons atgaggAGCACTAGCCGGCAGAAAGAAATATATGGAAAAACTAAGCAGTCCCCTGGGAACTTCAATGAGGGAACTGCTGCTCGAACAAGACCCTTTAACTTTGATGAGATCATGGCTAGAAGGAAAGACAAGAAATTATCTGAAAATGTCAAAGTGGGAGTGGGAGCTAGTGAACCAGTGAATATATCAACAGTTGGCATTGTTGAAAATGTTTCCAGTCATTATAGATCTGAAACAGATAATGGAGGTGTTAAAGGTTCATCCTTGACACATGAAAAGCCCTTGTTGGAGGAATTTGTAGAGGCAGGTTTCAGAGAGAAAGATAAGCAAAAGTTTACGAAGGATGATAGTTCAACTAGAAGGAAACACAGAGGAGATTATGATTCAGAAACTAAATCAATGAGCAAAATGATAAAAGACGTAAGCAATAAAGCAAAAGAGGTGACCGATAAAACAATTCATGGCCGGGGAAGATTTGACAACCCGTTAAGTGATAAGGAAACTGCAAAGAAGCGTTCAAGAGATGTAAATAAGAAGGATGGACATGCAGACAAAAATAGAGGAGAATCTGAAAGAGGAAGCAAGAGAAATTACCCAAATGGAGGTAATGagaaacacagagagagaataGCCCCAAAGAAACATGATCGAGAAACAAAGCAAGAATCTGAAATTTCTgagagaagggaaaggaaggagTTGTCAAAAGTTTATAATGAAGAATTAAGGTTGAAAAGAAGGCGATCAAAGAGTCGAGAGCGTGAAGGCAGGAAAAGGAGGTCTGTTTCACATTCACCCAAGTCACGCAAACATACTTCTCATCAGAGGCTAGAGCATGGGGAGATGTCCACACATTCTTTTAAGGATAGGTCTGGACAAAAGCATTCTGATGTTGACAGGAGGAGGGTAACGAGCAATGGTTTGACTAGCTACCATAGGCGACACGGTGGGTCATCTAGTGGGCTTGGTGGCTATTCaccaaggaagagaagaagtgaAGCTGCTATGAAAACTCCTTCCCCAATTCATCACTCACCTGAGAAGAAAGCTGGTAAATCTACCGGAACAGGTACATCAGTCCCTGGTTCAGTCGCTTCTGATTTGCAAGCATCAAACCAAACTATATCCTCAAATATCCTTGAAGTTACCAGTACTGTTCCTATCGCTTCAACTTCAACGAAGCTCCTTTCTGCTGTTTCACCCAGTGTTTTATCAAATAAGGAGAGTGGTCCGATTGACTCTATTCAGCTAACACAAGCCACCCGTCCTATGAGGAGGCTCTATGTAGAAAATATTCCTGCTTCTGCTTCTGAGAAGGCTGTGATGGAgtgttttaataatttattgtgTACTTCTGGTGTTAATTATATTGAAGGAGCCCAACCATGTATCAGTTGTGCG ATTCACAAAGAGAAGGGCCAAGCTCTGCTAGAATTTCTTACTCCTGAGAATGCTTCAGCTGCCCTTTCTTTTGATGGCACTTCATTCGCAGGCTCCATTCTCAAAATTAGACGTCCCAAAGACTTTGTTGAAGTGGTA ACTGGTGAACAAGGAAAATCCATGGCTGCTATTGATTTGGTCAGTGATGTTGTGAAAGACTCTCCTCATAAG ATATTCATTGGTGGAATCTCAAAGTCAGTCTCGCCTAAGATG CTTATGGAGATCGTTAGTGCATTTGGACGTTTGAAGGCATACCATTTTGAAGTTGTTAAGGATCTTAATGAAGCATGTGCTTTTCTGGAG TATGTTGACAAATCAGTTACTCTGAAAGCTTGTGCGGGATTAAATGGCATGAAGTTAGGAGGGAGAGTAATAACTGCAGTTCGAGCAATTTCAGATGCATCAGCATTG GAAACAAGTGGAGACCTACCATTCTATGGGATCCCTGGACATGCTAAACCACTTCTTGAGCAGCCCACTCCAGTTCTGAAGCTGAAGAATGTG TTAAATTCAGAAGCGCTTTCATCCCTGTCTGAACTCGAACTGGAAGAAGTTATCGAAGATGTACGATTAGAGTGTGCCAG GTTTGGCACAGTTAAATCTGTTAATGTTGTCAAGCTTCATGAAGGCTGTATGCTCATGTCAGAAGCTTGCAAAATTAATGACAAAACAGAATGTGATGAGAGCCAGCAAATTTTAGGCAATGAAGAAACAGATTTGAAAGGAGGGTCTTCAGAAGAAGCCATTGACCAGTTCTCTGGAGGAAATAGTGGAGCGGAGTCTCTGGATGGCACCAGAGGAATGTTGGAAGTTGATGAAGTTTTAGAAAGCAGTGGCATCAATCATGAGAGGCCCGACCGTATGGAGGATGTGCCATGTGAGCCAGGTGGACTTGATCATGACATTGATGTTGAAGCCCTAGCTGGCAAGAGCACATTGGGATCATTTGCTCAAGAAGCTCTTCTGCAGCCAAATACACCAAGAGAGGAATCAGACCTTAGAGACAATGAGGTAAGCGTGGGTATGGAAGGTGGCAACAGTGGTGTGGAAACCAAATTAGTCATTCGAGAAGAGGGAACTCGTGAAAATGATAGTGTGGATGTATCTGAGGCTTCTGGCAAGTTTGACAATGATGATCAGGATCGTAGTAGTCTCGAACGCATGTTTGAGCCGGGCGGTGTTTTTGTTGAGTATGGAAGAACAGAGGCTTCTTGCACAGCAGCACATAGTTTGTATGGGAGGCTGTTCGATGACCGCATTGTGACAGTGGAATATGTACCTCACCATCTCTACCGGGCAAGGTTTCCGAAATGA
- the LOC120015064 gene encoding splicing factor U2af large subunit A isoform X2, whose product MRSTSRQKEIYGKTKQSPGNFNEGTAARTRPFNFDEIMARRKDKKLSENVKVGVGASEPVNISTVGIVENVSSHYRSETDNGGVKGSSLTHEKPLLEEFVEAGFREKDKQKFTKDDSSTRRKHRGDYDSETKSMSKMIKDVSNKAKEVTDKTIHGRGRFDNPLSDKETAKKRSRDVNKKDGHADKNRGESERGSKRNYPNGGNEKHRERIAPKKHDRETKQESEISERRERKELSKVYNEELRLKRRRSKSREREGRKRRSVSHSPKSRKHTSHQRLEHGEMSTHSFKDRSGQKHSDVDRRRVTSNGLTSYHRRHGGSSSGLGGYSPRKRRSEAAMKTPSPIHHSPEKKAGKSTGTGTSVPGSVASDLQASNQTISSNILEVTSTVPIASTSTKLLSAVSPSVLSNKESGPIDSIQLTQATRPMRRLYVENIPASASEKAVMECFNNLLCTSGVNYIEGAQPCISCAIHKEKGQALLEFLTPENASAALSFDGTSFAGSILKIRRPKDFVEVTGEQGKSMAAIDLVSDVVKDSPHKIFIGGISKSVSPKMLMEIVSAFGRLKAYHFEVVKDLNEACAFLEYVDKSVTLKACAGLNGMKLGGRVITAVRAISDASALETSGDLPFYGIPGHAKPLLEQPTPVLKLKNVLNSEALSSLSELELEEVIEDVRLECARFGTVKSVNVVKLHEGCMLMSEACKINDKTECDESQQILGNEETDLKGGSSEEAIDQFSGGNSGAESLDGTRGMLEVDEVLESSGINHERPDRMEDVPCEPGGLDHDIDVEALAGKSTLGSFAQEALLQPNTPREESDLRDNEVSVGMEGGNSGVETKLVIREEGTRENDSVDVSEASGKFDNDDQDRSSLERMFEPGGVFVEYGRTEASCTAAHSLYGRLFDDRIVTVEYVPHHLYRARFPK is encoded by the exons atgaggAGCACTAGCCGGCAGAAAGAAATATATGGAAAAACTAAGCAGTCCCCTGGGAACTTCAATGAGGGAACTGCTGCTCGAACAAGACCCTTTAACTTTGATGAGATCATGGCTAGAAGGAAAGACAAGAAATTATCTGAAAATGTCAAAGTGGGAGTGGGAGCTAGTGAACCAGTGAATATATCAACAGTTGGCATTGTTGAAAATGTTTCCAGTCATTATAGATCTGAAACAGATAATGGAGGTGTTAAAGGTTCATCCTTGACACATGAAAAGCCCTTGTTGGAGGAATTTGTAGAGGCAGGTTTCAGAGAGAAAGATAAGCAAAAGTTTACGAAGGATGATAGTTCAACTAGAAGGAAACACAGAGGAGATTATGATTCAGAAACTAAATCAATGAGCAAAATGATAAAAGACGTAAGCAATAAAGCAAAAGAGGTGACCGATAAAACAATTCATGGCCGGGGAAGATTTGACAACCCGTTAAGTGATAAGGAAACTGCAAAGAAGCGTTCAAGAGATGTAAATAAGAAGGATGGACATGCAGACAAAAATAGAGGAGAATCTGAAAGAGGAAGCAAGAGAAATTACCCAAATGGAGGTAATGagaaacacagagagagaataGCCCCAAAGAAACATGATCGAGAAACAAAGCAAGAATCTGAAATTTCTgagagaagggaaaggaaggagTTGTCAAAAGTTTATAATGAAGAATTAAGGTTGAAAAGAAGGCGATCAAAGAGTCGAGAGCGTGAAGGCAGGAAAAGGAGGTCTGTTTCACATTCACCCAAGTCACGCAAACATACTTCTCATCAGAGGCTAGAGCATGGGGAGATGTCCACACATTCTTTTAAGGATAGGTCTGGACAAAAGCATTCTGATGTTGACAGGAGGAGGGTAACGAGCAATGGTTTGACTAGCTACCATAGGCGACACGGTGGGTCATCTAGTGGGCTTGGTGGCTATTCaccaaggaagagaagaagtgaAGCTGCTATGAAAACTCCTTCCCCAATTCATCACTCACCTGAGAAGAAAGCTGGTAAATCTACCGGAACAGGTACATCAGTCCCTGGTTCAGTCGCTTCTGATTTGCAAGCATCAAACCAAACTATATCCTCAAATATCCTTGAAGTTACCAGTACTGTTCCTATCGCTTCAACTTCAACGAAGCTCCTTTCTGCTGTTTCACCCAGTGTTTTATCAAATAAGGAGAGTGGTCCGATTGACTCTATTCAGCTAACACAAGCCACCCGTCCTATGAGGAGGCTCTATGTAGAAAATATTCCTGCTTCTGCTTCTGAGAAGGCTGTGATGGAgtgttttaataatttattgtgTACTTCTGGTGTTAATTATATTGAAGGAGCCCAACCATGTATCAGTTGTGCG ATTCACAAAGAGAAGGGCCAAGCTCTGCTAGAATTTCTTACTCCTGAGAATGCTTCAGCTGCCCTTTCTTTTGATGGCACTTCATTCGCAGGCTCCATTCTCAAAATTAGACGTCCCAAAGACTTTGTTGAAGTG ACTGGTGAACAAGGAAAATCCATGGCTGCTATTGATTTGGTCAGTGATGTTGTGAAAGACTCTCCTCATAAG ATATTCATTGGTGGAATCTCAAAGTCAGTCTCGCCTAAGATG CTTATGGAGATCGTTAGTGCATTTGGACGTTTGAAGGCATACCATTTTGAAGTTGTTAAGGATCTTAATGAAGCATGTGCTTTTCTGGAG TATGTTGACAAATCAGTTACTCTGAAAGCTTGTGCGGGATTAAATGGCATGAAGTTAGGAGGGAGAGTAATAACTGCAGTTCGAGCAATTTCAGATGCATCAGCATTG GAAACAAGTGGAGACCTACCATTCTATGGGATCCCTGGACATGCTAAACCACTTCTTGAGCAGCCCACTCCAGTTCTGAAGCTGAAGAATGTG TTAAATTCAGAAGCGCTTTCATCCCTGTCTGAACTCGAACTGGAAGAAGTTATCGAAGATGTACGATTAGAGTGTGCCAG GTTTGGCACAGTTAAATCTGTTAATGTTGTCAAGCTTCATGAAGGCTGTATGCTCATGTCAGAAGCTTGCAAAATTAATGACAAAACAGAATGTGATGAGAGCCAGCAAATTTTAGGCAATGAAGAAACAGATTTGAAAGGAGGGTCTTCAGAAGAAGCCATTGACCAGTTCTCTGGAGGAAATAGTGGAGCGGAGTCTCTGGATGGCACCAGAGGAATGTTGGAAGTTGATGAAGTTTTAGAAAGCAGTGGCATCAATCATGAGAGGCCCGACCGTATGGAGGATGTGCCATGTGAGCCAGGTGGACTTGATCATGACATTGATGTTGAAGCCCTAGCTGGCAAGAGCACATTGGGATCATTTGCTCAAGAAGCTCTTCTGCAGCCAAATACACCAAGAGAGGAATCAGACCTTAGAGACAATGAGGTAAGCGTGGGTATGGAAGGTGGCAACAGTGGTGTGGAAACCAAATTAGTCATTCGAGAAGAGGGAACTCGTGAAAATGATAGTGTGGATGTATCTGAGGCTTCTGGCAAGTTTGACAATGATGATCAGGATCGTAGTAGTCTCGAACGCATGTTTGAGCCGGGCGGTGTTTTTGTTGAGTATGGAAGAACAGAGGCTTCTTGCACAGCAGCACATAGTTTGTATGGGAGGCTGTTCGATGACCGCATTGTGACAGTGGAATATGTACCTCACCATCTCTACCGGGCAAGGTTTCCGAAATGA